CGGAATTAACCAGACAAATCACTCCACCAACTAAGAACGGCCATGCACCGTTCAATCTGTCAATCCTATCCGTGTCAGGGCTGGGTGAGGTTTCCCGTGTTGAGTCAAATTAAGCCACAGGCTCCACTGCGGGTGGTGCCCTTCCATCAATTCCTTTAAGTTTCAGCTTTGCAACCATACTCCCCCCAGAACCCAAAGACTCGTGGTTTCCCGCACGCTGCCCGGGTCATGGGAATAACACCACCAGATCGCGGGTCGGCATGGTTTACAGTCGGAACTACAATTGTATCTTATCGTCTTCGAACCTCTGACTTTCATTCTTGATTAATGAAAACATTCTTGGCAACATTCTGGTTCTGAAATCCCACAAAATAGAACTGGAGTCCTATCCCATTATTCCTAGCTCGGGTATTCAGGCGAGTTTGGCAGCCCACTTTGAACACTATAAttttttcaaagtaaatgctcCGGACCACTGAAGGTTACCGGACACCCAGCCCAGGGCATCCGGGGGGCACCGGGGAGGCAGGGTCTGGGACAGGCGGTGGCTCACCTCATGGCGGACCGCCAGCCCACTCCTGAGATCCAACTACAAGCTTTTTAACTACAGCAACTTTAATATATGCTATTGGAGCTGGAATGACCTCGGCTGCTGGCACCAGACTTGCCCTCCAATGGGTCCTCACCAATGGGTTTAGGATACATTCATTCCGATTAGAAAGAGACCTGTATCATTATTTTTCGTCACTACCTCCCCATGTTGGGAATGGGTAATTTGCACACCTGCTGCCTTCCTTGGATGTGGTAGCCATTACTCAGGCTCCCTCTCCGGAATCGAACCCTGATTCCCCATTACCCATGGTCACCATGGTAGGCGTCTATAGTACCACTGAAAGTTGATAGGGCAGACATTCGAATGAGAGGGTGCACGATTGGCCCAAGGTTATCTAGAGTCACCAAAGTGGCCGGGGGGCCCGAGACCCCCCGGATGGGTTTTGGGTCTGATAAATGCACACATCCCCCCCAGCTCCCTggggagggagaggagggtCAGGGATCATTTGCATGTATTATCTCTGGAATTACCACAGTTATATTGTGTCATAGTATACAgtcatacatctaacacttcccataaccttgcacaccagtacatctgattaaatgcacattcagctagtactgctaatattatgaacagcagctacgctaatgctgttccattgtttccctacttctacccatcccgaggcatacagagactgtgccagctccagtggcatccggagatggaccagctccaacagggttctgcttgtgaggattgggatattcaagcagtgccatggacaacaacctccttattgatttacataacactatacacatgctgtatctacatcacacgattgtcacccaaatgaggatgggttcccttttgagtctggttcctctcaaggtttcttcctcataccatctaagggagtttttccttgccacagtcacctcagtcacctcaggcttgctcacttgggataacacctaggactgtctgtctgtctgttcatatgtttgttgttttcttatgtggtttctcatgtaaagctgctttgagacaatgctctttgttaaaagcgctatacaaataaaattgaattgaattgaattgaatagtgTAGAGCAATCAAAGGAACCATAACTGATTTAATGAGCCATTCACAGTTTCACTGTACCGTCCGTGTGCACTTAGACCTGCATGGCTTAATCTTTTGCAAACCTCTTTGATGCGTcattgagtagttcacacataaagattgctgagcgctgatcacccgctgattttcccatgaTCACAGCCCGATCTgtcggcgagctcgttaatttgcaaattgTGCTTAAATctggcttaaaatcctgtagtgttaACTAAGCATTACTGGCAGGATCAACCAAGTAGTGCTGAGTGACAGAAACAAAAGAGGTCATGCCGGGAAGAAAAGGTGCACGGGGGCCCCCCCACAGAGGGGGGGTTGGCCCGTGTGgggcttttttcttttaatgcctTTAACGTGTTTTTTTGCTCTGGGCCATTTCACACGAGCCCGTTTTGGGGACCAGAGAAAAAGCTGTGATTTCCCCTATGAAAGGGGGGGTCCAGTCGGGCAAAAGGAAACGCTGGTGACACCCCCCCCCCTATCCGGGTCTCGTGTTCCAATCTGCCagcttttctttctcactccgaggaggagatagagagagagagagagatagaagatGTGACAAAGTCCACACGTGAGTCACTACTCTCTCCTGAAATCCTGGCTACCGACCACTCTGGCAACCACCTCCGGAGCACGGGGGAGCAGGAGAAGTGGCTGAGGGGAGGGCTCCGAGGACTCCGGTGGTGACACCCCGCCCAAAAAATGGgactttgtctttttttttttttccctctgggGTCGTCCCCTGGGATAATCGTACCCCTGGGATAACCAGCAAAATTTTCACAACAGCCTACtcacacaacagagagaaattTTGAGAAAGTCCAAATGTTTTTGGGTGCCAGAGCGGGACCCATGCTGCCCGGGATTGAGCGTTCTGCCTCTGGCATGAGGAGGGCCCCTGCAGGCCTCAGAACTCCCAAGGCTGGCCTCTGTCATACCATCCTGCCTGCACCCCTCTGGATACTGACTGTCCCAGCTGCGAGCTCCAGAGGGCAGTGGAAAGGGAGAAACAGATGAGGAGAGGGCTCTTCGGCCAGCCACCAGTGCCCGCGGGTTGCCCCGAGGCTCTCTCTGGTTCTGCCACCCCGTCTCAAGAACCGCCAGCCCAAGGCGTGCCAAACTCAGACCGTCGGACTGAACGAGACCAAAGCCGAGCCTCTGTGACTGGGGGCACACAaaccacacagcacacctgtGCCAAACTTAGTAGGCCCCTCCGTGGTGAGTGTCCAAAGACGATGGCACTGGCAGCGAACCTCTGAAGCCTTGGGGCCCCGAGAAATGGGGACCTGAATCCGACAGCTGGAAGAGTCAAATTCAAAGCCCCATATTTTACAGGCTTGTATAAGCCCAGACGAGTCCAACAAGCCCTGGTTCATCTCTCGAGGCCTTTGGGAACCTGAGATACAGACCCAGAAAATCAGCCCAAAAGCGGCCAGCCCAGGCACTCGGAGCCCAGATAGTTTTGCTGCCTCTCCAGTGGGCCGGTTCTCGCAGGCTTCGGGGCTCCGTGCAGCACTTCCAAGAGCCGTAGCTTGCGAACCACCAGTCTGAATCTCGTGAAATTTCCTGAGATATGGGCCCCTGAATACGGCCACATTTAAAGCCGTGTAACTTCCGGCCATGCCGTCCAATCCACCCCAAATAATAGAACCTCGTAGGGGAGGCCGAGCCGAGTCCAAGGAGCCCTGGCTTATCTCTCTAGGCCTTCGGAGGCCCTGGAATAACCAGCCCCATTCACTTTCAATTGGACCCCTGGTATAACCACGTGTTATTTCACTTATTCTTTAAAGGTGTTATACATTATTGTATTGACTTCACAATTTTCTCTCTACATCTTTGTCAAACAAGTCTGATTGACAAATAAAAGGTTGTGATTTCATTTAGTAAGTTTGCTTACTCATTTAGCATCTGGTTATATTAAGATCTAAATGATTTTACTGATTATCCCAATACAGTCAACTACATTTATGTTAGGTACATCTATGAATTTTAATGATCAAACCTTATCATGAAGTCCAAGCTTGGTTAATTTAACTAATTAAACACATCATGTACATGAATCAAGCACATAATGTTTTCTACATTATTTAGGCCCAATGACCCAGCAGATTTTTTGCAAGAAGATATTTAATAGAACTCAttgattatgatgattacatattttattactaaagtAAATGTTTTATCACTATGTTGATTTAATTATTAGCATTAGATTATAAAACCACCCTAACTGGTTTATTTGGATGAGACACCTTGACGTTTGTTTTCAGGTCCATTTACACAAATGAATCTTGACAATCACTACAAACATGGAGGTTGTCTACTAATGATAAAATAGATTTACATTGATGAAGTAGGCACGCATCACTGAGAATGAATTTTGTCATGACAAAGGCTTTAATACAAAAGTAAGGAGTGAAATTAATTCCCTTGTATGCTTGTTTTCTTTCAAAAAAGTTGTTTCTTCAAAATGTCTAAGTTTTTCTATAGAACTTATGAAAAAGTAgcgaggaaaaataaaaaaaataaaaaaacccttcTGGAGTAAAGTTTTTTTAAGAAGTTGAGGATCTCAAAGTATCCCAGAAGTGTGCAAAGCTCAAACAGTAAGGAATACAgtgagaaaatgtaaaatatataataggTTTGATTGGTTTAACACTTTTCTTGGTCAGCataatgctgtgtgttattttatagtgTCAGTGACTTTGTTATTATTCATAACTAgtaaaaaatagcaaaaataagGCAGGTGAATTTTGACTGGGAAAGtatgtacagtacaatacatGACAACAAGGAAATGTTATAAACTTATGCTTACTGCCCTGATTGTgatttgtaatgtaatgtttgaCTAGTAAGGACAGAATTGTTTAAGCTTTTACAGTACTTGAATAGATTCAATATATCCtggcatttttaaaaagctgaGACTTTTATTTTAAGGGTAACTTGACActcaaatgattatttttttatacttcaTGTAGCCTCTCCATATCAGGATCAGTTTGACCACATAATGCCAGCTATAACATCAATTTCTCGTTTTGGTCTTAGTCATTTATGTATGAATTcactaaaggaaaaaaaatattcagtgcCTAtgccttaaaaatgtaataGCCTTCATGTATTCAATTATAACTAAACGTATTTACATTGTTGAAGTGTGAAACTGTAATGCAAAAGAAACTGTATAGATTTCACCGAAACGATTGAATTAGAGTGTTAGGTTGCCCGAGTTGCTAAGaaacacatatttatatatgataATCTTAAATGCCTTCTGAAAACGGGGATAGAAAAAGCCATAGACCAAAGGATTACAAGTAGAATTAAGGTAGCCAAACCACACCAGGGCATCAAAAACATCTATAGGGGTTGAAAAGTCCAGGAATGGATCAGCTATTGTAGCAGTGAAGAATGGCAACCAGCAAAGCAGAAAAATTCCCATAACAATGCCTAGAGTTTTAGCTGCTTTTCGCTCTCTCTGTTCTGAAGAATGGTTCTTTGTTTCAGATTTTCCAATAGTAGACCTTTCAACCATTATTTTAGCTTGTTTTCGTGCAACATGAAAAATTTTAAGGTACAGGCAGCTCATAATAGTACCTGGAATGAAAAATGCCACAAGGGCAGCAATGACCCCCCACTGTTTGTTAAAAATCAAAGCACAGCTTCCAAAACAGGAATTCAGCATTAAAAGGTCCTCCAAACCTTGTAGATTTATGTTAGACAATACCACACCGAAGCTAAATGAGAATGAAAAGAGCCAAATAACAGCAATTCCCACA
This DNA window, taken from Hemibagrus wyckioides isolate EC202008001 linkage group LG06, SWU_Hwy_1.0, whole genome shotgun sequence, encodes the following:
- the LOC131354968 gene encoding trace amine-associated receptor 4-like, encoding MEWIENVVTNATHADVDMELLCFPHEPDSCLRKTRFFVIRVAMYILMLPTVLMTVFGNLLVIITISHFKQLHSPTNLIILSLAVVDCLLGSMIMPFSMVRWVEGCWFLGEIFCKIHSSLDMTLSIVSILHLCLVSIDRYMAITDPLGYKMKVTNDSVAVGIAVIWLFSFSFSFGVVLSNINLQGLEDLLMLNSCFGSCALIFNKQWGVIAALVAFFIPGTIMSCLYLKIFHVARKQAKIMVERSTIGKSETKNHSSEQRERKAAKTLGIVMGIFLLCWLPFFTATIADPFLDFSTPIDVFDALVWFGYLNSTCNPLVYGFFYPRFQKAFKIIIYKYVFLSNSGNLTL